A section of the Candidatus Eisenbacteria bacterium genome encodes:
- a CDS encoding MogA/MoaB family molybdenum cofactor biosynthesis protein, which translates to VRDAIERLLRRVRHPIESRTWVPDEIAAIRRALRAAVTKPRVDAVILTGGTGIAPRDRTPEALAPLFERELPGFGEAFRSLSFAQVGSAAWLSRALAGVVRGRLVVALPGSPKAVTLALTRLLIPELGHVVRLLDRRREGA; encoded by the coding sequence AGGTGCGCGACGCGATCGAGCGGTTGCTGCGTCGCGTGCGCCACCCGATCGAGTCGCGCACCTGGGTGCCGGACGAGATCGCCGCGATTCGTCGTGCGCTGCGCGCCGCGGTGACGAAGCCGCGCGTCGATGCGGTGATCCTGACCGGCGGTACCGGAATCGCGCCACGCGACCGCACCCCCGAGGCACTCGCTCCATTGTTCGAACGCGAGCTGCCGGGTTTCGGCGAAGCATTCCGGAGCCTGTCGTTCGCTCAGGTCGGCAGTGCCGCGTGGTTGTCGCGAGCACTCGCCGGAGTGGTGCGCGGACGACTGGTCGTGGCCTTGCCGGGCTCGCCCAAAGCGGTCACATTGGCTCTGACTCGACTCTTGATTCCGGAGCTCGGACACGTGGTCCGGCTCCTCGACCGACGTCGCGAGGGAGCGTAA